The Phacochoerus africanus isolate WHEZ1 chromosome X, ROS_Pafr_v1, whole genome shotgun sequence genome has a segment encoding these proteins:
- the LOC125118581 gene encoding putative MAGE domain-containing protein MAGEA13P, translating into MLHSPKSQSGKLEAGLEVQKEAQGLVGAQVPVAEEEAASSSLAPFIQGTPEVVPAAGTPSVPQSAERALEAIPSSISNEGFSTQEEDPSIFRSPEFLLGSVLNKKVVELVQFLSVKYVTKEPITEAEMLRDVIKEQKNHFPLIFSKVCECMEVVFGIEVKEVDPTNHTYVLIKTLDLTYDGMLSDDQGMPKTGLLILILGVIFMEGNRAPEEKVWEVLNSIGVYAGQKDFIYGEPVKLITKDLVKEKYLEYQQVPNSDPPRYEFLWGPRAHAETSKMKVLEFFAKVSGTDATSFTSWYEEALRDEEERAQDKAAAGDNTAAMASGSSGVKSSSLSRPE; encoded by the coding sequence ATGCTTCACAGTCCAAAGAGTCAGAGTGGCAAGCTTGAAGCAGGCCTTGAGGTGCAAAAAGAGGCTCAGGGCCTGGTGGGTGCACAGGTGCCTGTAGCTGAAGAGGAggccgcctcctcctcccttgCTCCTTTCATCCAGGGCACCCCAGAGGTTGTACCTGCTGCTGGAACACCAAGTGTTCCCCAGAGTGCTGAGAGAGCTCTCGAAGCCATTCCATCAAGCATATCAAATGAGGGCTTCAGCACCCAAGAAGAGGATCCAAGCATCTTCCGGTCTCCTGAGTTTTTGCTCGGTAGTGTGCTAAATAAGAAGGTGGTTGAATTGGTGCAGTTCTTGAGTGTGAAGTATGTAACAAAGGAGCCCATCACTGAGGCAGAAATGCTGCGAGATGTCATCAAAGAGCAAAAGAATCACTTCCCTCTGATCTTCAGCAAAGTCTGTGAGTGCATGGAAGTTGTCTTTGGCATTGAAGTGAAGGAAGTAGACCCCACCAACCACACCTATGTGCTCATCAAAACACTAGACCTCACCTACGATGGGATGCTGAGTGATGACCAGGGCATGCCCAAGACCGGCCTGCTGATACTTATCCTGGGGGTGATCTTCATGGAGGGCAACCGTGCCCCTGAGGAGAAAGTCTGGGAAGTGCTGAATTCCATTGGGGTGTATGCAGGGCAGAAGGATTTCATCTACGGGGAACCCGTGAAGCTCATCACGAAAGATTTGGTGAAGGAAAAGTACCTGGAGTACCAGCAGGTGCCTAACAGTGATCCTCCACGTTACGAATTCCTCTGGGGTCCAAGGGCCCATGCAGAAACCAGTAAGATGAAAGTCCTGGAGTTTTTTGCCAAGGTCAGTGGAACTGACGCCACATCCTTCACATCCTGGTATGAGGAAGCTTTGAGAGATGAGGAAGAGAGAGCCCAAGACAAAGCTGCCGCTGGGGATAACACTGCTGCCATGGCCAGTGGAAGTTCCGGTGTCAAGTCCAGCAGCCTCTCTCGCCCTGAATGA